A portion of the Etheostoma cragini isolate CJK2018 chromosome 13, CSU_Ecrag_1.0, whole genome shotgun sequence genome contains these proteins:
- the cwc15 gene encoding protein CWC15 homolog, translating to MTTAARPTFEPARGGRGKGEGGGDLSALSKQYSSRDLPGHTKIKYRQPTQDAPEEVRARDFRRELEERERVAARDKTRERGPREHTTSSSSSSSKRPRLDQIPAANLDADDPLTDDDEDEDSEEDSDDDDTAALLAELEKIKKERAEEQERKEREQKAEEERIRMENILSGNPLINLAGQQQQQQQQQLITQSQSTFRVKRRWDDDVVFKNCAKGVDEARKEKRFINDTLRSEFHKKFMEKYVK from the exons ATGACTACAGCTGCAAGACCGACATTTGAGCCGgcgagaggagggaggggtaaAGGAGAAGGTGGAGGTGACTTGAGTGCCCTGTCCAAGCAGTATTCCAGTCGAGATCTTCCGGGTCACACCAAGATCAAGTACAG GCAGCCTACCCAGGATGCCCCAGAGGAGGTGCGTGCCCGTGACTTCCGCAGGGAGCTGGAAGAGAGGGAGCGTGTAGCTGCTCGTGACAAGACAAGAGAAAGGGGACCAAGAG AGCATACcacatcgtcatcatcatcatcttcaaaGAGGCCTAGACTGGATCAGATCCCAGCGGCCAACCTTGATGCTGACGACCCTCTCACTGAT GATGATGAGGACGAGGACTCTGAGGAGGACAGTGATGACGACGACACTGCAGCTCTTCTGGCAGAACTGGAGAAGATCAAGAAGGAGAGGGCTGAAGAGCAAGAACGCAAA GAGCGGGAGCAgaaggcagaggaggagaggattCGCATGGAAAATATCTTGAGTGGCAATCCATTGATCAATTTGGCAgggcagcagcaacagcaacaacagcagcagctgatcACCCAGAGTCAGAGTACCTTCAGAGTCAAGAGAAG GTGGGATGATGATGTTGTGTTCAAGAACTGCGCCAAAGGAGTGGACGAAGCACGGAAGGAGAAACGCTTTATCAATGACACACTGCGCTCTGAGTTTCATAAGAAGTTTATGGAGAAATATGTAAAGTAG
- the mtmr2 gene encoding myotubularin-related protein 2 isoform X1, with translation MEKSGSIDSLGSKRSSSRHPSVDSLSSSSTSRSDRSAQAKPPSGMSCESVATSADLSPELRVKRKTAAKQVIRNSNKEEPQLLPNETVQDMAQDVTYFCPFIGALRGTVTVTNYRLFFKCMDREPAFVLDLPLGVVSRVEKIGGASSRGDVSYGLVCKDIRNLRFAHKQMEDTLRKSIFEVLVKFAFPVSNGLQIFAFEYGQVFPENGWKVYDAVSEYKRQGIPNESWRITKVNDHYEVCDTYPSTLAVPVNIPDEELKRVAAFRAKGRIPVLSWIHPESQATVTRCSQPMVGVNGKRSKEDEKYLQAIMDANAQSHKLFIFDARPSVNAAANKMKGGGFESEDAYQNAELVFLDIHNIHVMRESLRKLKDVVYPNVEDSHWLSNLESTHWLEHIKLIMAGALRIADKVESGKTSVVVHCSDGWDRTAQLTSLAMLMLDGYYRTICGFEVLLEKEWLSFGHRFQLRIGHGDKNHTDADRSPVFIQFIDCVWQLTRQFPAAFEFNEYFLVTILDHLYSCLFGTFLGNSEQQRLKEEVPKRTVSLWAYINSQLEEFTNPLYVNYSNHVLFPVVSLRHLELWVGYYIRWNPRMRPQEPVHQRYKELLAKRAELQRRVDELQREVTNRSASSSSERAGSPTRSITPVQTFV, from the exons ATGGAGAAGAGTGGGAGCATCGACAGTTTGGGCTCGAAGCGCTCCTCTTCCCGACATCCTAGTGTTGATTCATTGTCCAG TTCTTCCACCTCTCGATCTGACCGATCTGCCCAGGCCAAGCCCCCCTCTGGGATGTCTTGCGAGTCTGTGGCCACCTCTGCAGATCTCTCCCCAGAGCTCAGG GTTAAGCGCAAAACTGCTGCCAAG CAGGTGATTAGAAATTCCAACAAAGAAGAGCCCCAATTACTTCCAAATGAAACCGTGCAGGACATGG CCCAAGACGTCACCTACTTCTGTCCTTTCATTGGAGCACTCAGGGGAACAGTGACCGTTACCAACTACAGACTTTTCTTCAAATGCATGGACAGG GAGCCGGCATTTGTGCTGGACCTGCCCCTTGGGGTGGTGAGTCGTGTGGAAAAGATTGGGGGTGCATCAAGCCGTGGTGATGTGTCCTATGGGCTAGTTTGCAAG GATATACGTAATCTACGatttgcacacaaacaaatggagGACACACTCAGGAAGTCCATTTTCGAAGTGCTGGTGAAATTTGCGTTTCCTGTTTCCAACGGGCTG CAAATCTTTGCCTTCGAATATGGCCAAGTTTTTCCTGAAAACGGATGGAAGGTGTATGACGCTGTCTCGGAATACAAAAGACAG ggtaTACCCAATGAAAGCTGGAGGATTACAAAAGTTAACGATCACTACGAGGTCTGTGACACCTACCCATCAACTCTGGCGGTGCCCGTCAACATACCAGACGAAGAGCTCAAGAGAGTAGCTGCCTTCCGAGCAAAGGGAAGGATACCT GTGTTGTCATGGATCCATCCAGAGAGCCAGGCAACAGTGACGCGCTGCAGTCAGCCCATGGTTGGCGTAAACGGGAAGCGCAGTAAAGAGGATGAGAAGTACCTCCAGGCGATCATGGATGCTAATGCTCAGTCTCATAAACTCTTCATCTTTGATGCCCGGCCCAGTGTCAACGCTGCCGCCAACAAG atGAAAGGCGGTGGTTTTGAAAGTGAGGATGCGTATCAAAATGCGGAGCTGGTGTTCTTAGATATTCACAATATCCACGTGATGAGAGAGTCACTCCGCAAGCTGAAGGATGTGGTCTACCCCAACGTTGAGGACTCCCACTGGCTCTCCAATCTGGAGTCCACTCATTGGCTCGAACACATCAAG ctgaTCATGGCAGGAGCACTGCGGATTGCAGACAAGGTGGAGTCTGGGAAAACGTCAGTGGTGGTGCACTGTAGTGACGGTTGGGACCGCACAGCCCAGCTCACCTCCCTGGCCATGCTCATGCTCGACGGTTACTACCGCACCATTTGCGGCTTCGAGGTGCTGCTTGAGAAAGAGTGGCTGAGCTTTGGTCACCGCTTCCAGCtg CGTATTGGTCATGGCGATAAGAACCACACAGACGCAGACCGCTCACCTGTTTTCATTCAGTTCATCGACTGTGTCTGGCAGTTGACTCGCCAG tttccCGCGGCCTTTGAGTTTAATGAATACTTCCTGGTAACCATCCTGGACCACCTGTACAGCTGCCTGTTTGGGACATTCTTAGGCAACAGCGAACAGCAGAGGTTAAAGGAA GAGGTTCCCAAGAGGACAGTATCGCTGTGGGCTTATATAAACAGCCAGCTGGAGGAGTTTACCAATCCTTTGTATGTGAACTACTCCAACCACGTGCTGTTCCCTGTAGTCAGCTTACGGCACCTGGAGCTTTGGGTTGGCTACTACATCCGCTGGAACCCGCGCATGAGACCTcag GAACCTGTTCATCAGCGCTACAAGGAGCTGTTGGCGAAGCGCGCTGAGCTGCAGCGGAGAGTGGACGAGTTACAGCGAGAGGTGACCAATCGctcagcctcctcttcctctgaacGTGCGGGCTCCCCCACACGCTCCATCACTCCAGTGCAGACCTTTGTTTGA
- the mtmr2 gene encoding myotubularin-related protein 2 isoform X2, with protein MEKSGSIDSLGSKRSSSRHPSVDSLSSSSTSRSDRSAQAKPPSGMSCESVATSADLSPELRVKRKTAAKVIRNSNKEEPQLLPNETVQDMAQDVTYFCPFIGALRGTVTVTNYRLFFKCMDREPAFVLDLPLGVVSRVEKIGGASSRGDVSYGLVCKDIRNLRFAHKQMEDTLRKSIFEVLVKFAFPVSNGLQIFAFEYGQVFPENGWKVYDAVSEYKRQGIPNESWRITKVNDHYEVCDTYPSTLAVPVNIPDEELKRVAAFRAKGRIPVLSWIHPESQATVTRCSQPMVGVNGKRSKEDEKYLQAIMDANAQSHKLFIFDARPSVNAAANKMKGGGFESEDAYQNAELVFLDIHNIHVMRESLRKLKDVVYPNVEDSHWLSNLESTHWLEHIKLIMAGALRIADKVESGKTSVVVHCSDGWDRTAQLTSLAMLMLDGYYRTICGFEVLLEKEWLSFGHRFQLRIGHGDKNHTDADRSPVFIQFIDCVWQLTRQFPAAFEFNEYFLVTILDHLYSCLFGTFLGNSEQQRLKEEVPKRTVSLWAYINSQLEEFTNPLYVNYSNHVLFPVVSLRHLELWVGYYIRWNPRMRPQEPVHQRYKELLAKRAELQRRVDELQREVTNRSASSSSERAGSPTRSITPVQTFV; from the exons ATGGAGAAGAGTGGGAGCATCGACAGTTTGGGCTCGAAGCGCTCCTCTTCCCGACATCCTAGTGTTGATTCATTGTCCAG TTCTTCCACCTCTCGATCTGACCGATCTGCCCAGGCCAAGCCCCCCTCTGGGATGTCTTGCGAGTCTGTGGCCACCTCTGCAGATCTCTCCCCAGAGCTCAGG GTTAAGCGCAAAACTGCTGCCAAG GTGATTAGAAATTCCAACAAAGAAGAGCCCCAATTACTTCCAAATGAAACCGTGCAGGACATGG CCCAAGACGTCACCTACTTCTGTCCTTTCATTGGAGCACTCAGGGGAACAGTGACCGTTACCAACTACAGACTTTTCTTCAAATGCATGGACAGG GAGCCGGCATTTGTGCTGGACCTGCCCCTTGGGGTGGTGAGTCGTGTGGAAAAGATTGGGGGTGCATCAAGCCGTGGTGATGTGTCCTATGGGCTAGTTTGCAAG GATATACGTAATCTACGatttgcacacaaacaaatggagGACACACTCAGGAAGTCCATTTTCGAAGTGCTGGTGAAATTTGCGTTTCCTGTTTCCAACGGGCTG CAAATCTTTGCCTTCGAATATGGCCAAGTTTTTCCTGAAAACGGATGGAAGGTGTATGACGCTGTCTCGGAATACAAAAGACAG ggtaTACCCAATGAAAGCTGGAGGATTACAAAAGTTAACGATCACTACGAGGTCTGTGACACCTACCCATCAACTCTGGCGGTGCCCGTCAACATACCAGACGAAGAGCTCAAGAGAGTAGCTGCCTTCCGAGCAAAGGGAAGGATACCT GTGTTGTCATGGATCCATCCAGAGAGCCAGGCAACAGTGACGCGCTGCAGTCAGCCCATGGTTGGCGTAAACGGGAAGCGCAGTAAAGAGGATGAGAAGTACCTCCAGGCGATCATGGATGCTAATGCTCAGTCTCATAAACTCTTCATCTTTGATGCCCGGCCCAGTGTCAACGCTGCCGCCAACAAG atGAAAGGCGGTGGTTTTGAAAGTGAGGATGCGTATCAAAATGCGGAGCTGGTGTTCTTAGATATTCACAATATCCACGTGATGAGAGAGTCACTCCGCAAGCTGAAGGATGTGGTCTACCCCAACGTTGAGGACTCCCACTGGCTCTCCAATCTGGAGTCCACTCATTGGCTCGAACACATCAAG ctgaTCATGGCAGGAGCACTGCGGATTGCAGACAAGGTGGAGTCTGGGAAAACGTCAGTGGTGGTGCACTGTAGTGACGGTTGGGACCGCACAGCCCAGCTCACCTCCCTGGCCATGCTCATGCTCGACGGTTACTACCGCACCATTTGCGGCTTCGAGGTGCTGCTTGAGAAAGAGTGGCTGAGCTTTGGTCACCGCTTCCAGCtg CGTATTGGTCATGGCGATAAGAACCACACAGACGCAGACCGCTCACCTGTTTTCATTCAGTTCATCGACTGTGTCTGGCAGTTGACTCGCCAG tttccCGCGGCCTTTGAGTTTAATGAATACTTCCTGGTAACCATCCTGGACCACCTGTACAGCTGCCTGTTTGGGACATTCTTAGGCAACAGCGAACAGCAGAGGTTAAAGGAA GAGGTTCCCAAGAGGACAGTATCGCTGTGGGCTTATATAAACAGCCAGCTGGAGGAGTTTACCAATCCTTTGTATGTGAACTACTCCAACCACGTGCTGTTCCCTGTAGTCAGCTTACGGCACCTGGAGCTTTGGGTTGGCTACTACATCCGCTGGAACCCGCGCATGAGACCTcag GAACCTGTTCATCAGCGCTACAAGGAGCTGTTGGCGAAGCGCGCTGAGCTGCAGCGGAGAGTGGACGAGTTACAGCGAGAGGTGACCAATCGctcagcctcctcttcctctgaacGTGCGGGCTCCCCCACACGCTCCATCACTCCAGTGCAGACCTTTGTTTGA
- the fam76b gene encoding protein FAM76B, with protein sequence MATSALYACTKCNQRYPFEELSQGQQLCKECRIAHPIVKCTYCRSEFQQESKTNTICKKCAQNVKQFGTPKPCQYCNIIAAFIGTKCQRCTNSEKKYGPPQTCEQCKQQCAFDRKEEGRRKVDGKLLCWLCTLSYRRVLQKTKEQRKGFGSSNSSSLNEKDHHSRPHHHHHQHRHSSSHHKLSGSLSPEQEQGLWKQSHKSSSIQKETPKKKPKLEMKPSNGDSSSITQSMDSGGTDNFILISQLKEEVMSLKRLLQQRDQTILEKDRKLTELKADFQYQESNMRVKMNQMEKAHKESMEQQQGKNRELMKQVAALSKGKKFDRTGSSLLLP encoded by the exons ATGGCAACGTCGGCTCTGTACGCCTGTACGAAGTGTAACCAGCGGTACCCCTTCGAGGAGTTATCGCAGGGCCAGCAGCTGTGCAAg GAGTGTCGCATCGCACATCCAATAGTGAAGTGCACGTACTGCAGATCTGAGTTTCAGCAGGAAAG taaaaccaatACAATCTGCAAGAAGTGTGCTCAGAACGTCAAACAGTTTGGAACA CCCAAACCCTGCCAGTACTGTAACATCATTGCAGCGTTTATTGGGACAAAGTGCCAGCGTTGTACTAACTCAGAGAAGAAATATGGACCTCCACAGACATGTGAGCAGTGCAAACAGCAATGTGCTTTTGATCGTAAGGAGGAAGGCAGGAGAAAG GTGGACGGGAAACTACTCTGCTGGCTCTGTACTCTGTCCTACCGCCGTGTCCTGCAGAAGACCAAGGAGCAGAGGAAGGGCTTCGGCTCCTCCAACTCCTCATCCCTGAACGAGAAAGACCACCACTCCAGACCtcaccatcatcaccaccaacacagacacagcagctCTCATCACAA ACTAAGTGGGAGCTTGAGTCCTGAGCAGGAGCAGGGACTGTGGAAGCAGAG CCATAAATCGTCTTCAATCCAGAAGGAGACTCCAAAGAAGAAACCAAAACTGGAGATGAAGCCATCCAATGGGGACAG TAGTTCCATCACCCAGTCGATGGATTCTGGAGGAACAGACAACTTCATCCTTATCAGCCAGCTGAaagaggaagtgatgtcactgaAGAGACTTCTGCAGCAAAGGGATCAAACCATTCTCGAGAAGGACCGAAAG CTCACAGAGCTCAAAGCAGACTTTCAGTACCAGGAATCCAACATGAGAGTTAAGATGAACCAAATGGAGAAAGCGCACAAAGAGTCTATGGAGCAACAGCAG GGCAAGAACAGGGAGTTGATGAAACAAGTGGCTGCCctctcaaaaggaaaaaagtttgACCGGACAGGAAGTTCACTGCTGTTGCCCTAA